One window from the genome of Lutra lutra chromosome X, mLutLut1.2, whole genome shotgun sequence encodes:
- the LOC125091738 gene encoding LOW QUALITY PROTEIN: gap junction alpha-1 protein-like (The sequence of the model RefSeq protein was modified relative to this genomic sequence to represent the inferred CDS: substituted 1 base at 1 genomic stop codon) translates to MSDLSALGQLVDKVQAHSTLGGKVWLSVLFIFRILLLGTAVESAWDDEQFAFRCNTRQPGCENVCYDKSFPISHVRFWVLQIIFVSLPSLLYLAHVFHMIRKEEKLQKRGEELRVTQNDGANMDVHSQEVEKFKCSIEEHCKVKTRRGLLRVYTISVFFKSIFEVAFLLIQWYIYGFSLNAVYTCKRDPCPHQVDCFLSRPTEKSIFILFMLVVSLVSLALNIMELFCVFFRGLKGHVKDPESESYLDTSGLPSPSTDTSSVAPLSSVSLPIDRAASGNRSSSSCRSYDKQGTEQTHAKQKAXQDLIGQEGSTPSDLHAQPFDFPHKQNSGG, encoded by the coding sequence ATGAGTGACTTGAGTGCCTTAGGCCAACTCGTTGACAAGGTTCAAGCTCACTCCACCCTTGGAGGGAAGGTGTGGCTCTCCGTCCTGTTCATTTTCCGAATCCTGCTACTTGGGACAGCGGTTGAGTCAGCCTGGGACGATGAGCAGTTTGCCTTTCGTTGTAATACTCGGCAGCCTGGTTGTGAAAACGTCTGCTATGATAAGTCCTTCCCGATCTCTCATGTGCGCTTCTGGGTCCTGCAGATCATATTtgtgtccctcccctcactcttgTACCTGGCGCACGTATTCCACATGATACGCAAGGAAGAGAAGTTgcaaaagagaggggaggaactCAGAGTCACTCAGAACGACGGTGCCAACATGGACGTGCACTCGCAGGAAGTCGAGAAGTTCAAGTGTAGCATTGAAGAACACTGTAAGGTGAAAACGAGAAGGGGCCTGCTGCGAGTCTATACCATTAGTGTCTTCTTCAAGTCTATTTTTGAGGTGGCCTTCCTGCTGATCCAGTGGTACATCTATGGATTCAGCCTGAATGCGGTTTACACTTGCAAACGAGACCCCTGCCCACATCAGGTGGACTGCTTCCTCTCTCGCCCCACAGAGAAAAGCATCTTCATTCTCTTCATGCTGGTGGTGTCCTTGGTCTCTCTTGCTCTGAACATCATGGAGTTGTTCTGTGTCTTCTTTAGGGGCTTAAAGGGCCATGTGAAGGATCCAGAGAGTGAGTCTTACCTTGATACATCTGGTCTGCCAAGCCCCTCCACTGACACTTCATCTGTTGCTCCTCTCTCCTCCGTGTCCCTTCCCATCGACAGGGCGGCCTCTGGAAACAGGAGCAGTTCTTCCTGCCGCAGTTATGATAAACAAGGAACCGAGCAAACCCATGCTAAACAGAAAGCATAGCAAGATCTAATAGGGCAGGAGGGAAGCACCCCCTCTGACTTGCACGCACAGCCTTTTGATTTCCCCCATAAGCAGAATTCTGGTGGGTAG